In one Gossypium hirsutum isolate 1008001.06 chromosome D09, Gossypium_hirsutum_v2.1, whole genome shotgun sequence genomic region, the following are encoded:
- the LOC107931515 gene encoding acyl-CoA-binding domain-containing protein 6 isoform X1 translates to MIVVGGESGNGLLDDVQVLNFDNFSWTSASSKLYLSPSSFPLKIPSCKGHCLVSWGKKALLVGGRTDPGNDRVSAVWAFDTETECWSVMEAKGEIPVARSGHTVVKTNSVLILFGGETAKKKKLNDLHMFDLKSLTWLTLQCTGTRPSPRSNHVATLYDDKTLFIFGGASKSRTLNDMYSLDFETMVWSRIKVRGFHLSPRAGCCGVLCGTKWYIAGGGSRKKRHTETFIYDILKSEWSMAIASLPSSITTNKGFNLVLMQHKDKDFLVVFAGCRKEPSNQVEVLIIEKNESSMGRQYNPGKCAGKRSASQPVINALSHHSVDSAVRQNLASVIDHGSGRRSLSDLSLADQNPLSGNVSLRKQFHNKEEYNTSVRITKSSEDLSSILQATEQKTNQTDTGVEVNAPGTKIRSDESFLYECENSNPRVEGITSIPVGNDNFVFPEVEGKAGALSAPSSIYYEMRMAALSRRNGILEVQLGAAMASRDTIERNLASALKSKEEMEKRLADTVKEMDLLKEKLAGIELAQEEANNISNIVHSDNVRLEHDVAFLKAVLDDTQKELHSTRGVLAGERARAFQLQVEVFHLKQRLQSMENRAPTPRKPFNV, encoded by the exons ATGATAGTGGTCGGGGGTGAATCCGGGAATGGATTGTTAGATGATGTGCAGGTTCTTAATTTCGATAATTTTTCTTGGACCTCAGCATCATCGAAGCTTTACTTGTCACCGAGCAGTTTTCCATTGAAGATTCCTTCGTGCAAAGGCCATTGTCTG GTTTCGTGGGGGAAAAAGGCCCTTCTTGTTGGAGGCCGAACCGACCCCGGGAACGACCGAGTTTCAG CAGTATGGGCATTTGATACAGAGACGGAATGTTGGTCGGTTATGGAAGCTAAAGGAGAAATTCCG GTTGCACGAAGTGGTCACACTGTGGTCAAGACAAACTCAGTTTTAATCCTTTTTGGGGGTGAAACTGCTAAAAAGAAGAAACTTAATGACCTACATATGTTTGATTTGAAGTCCTTGACGTGGCTCACTCTTCAATGCAC GGGAACAAGACCGTCTCCGAGATCCAATCATGTGGCAACTCTTTATGATGATAAAACTCTTTTCATATTTGGTGGAGCATCGAAGTCGAGGACACTGAATGACATGTACTCGCTTGACTTTGAAACG ATGGTTTGGTCGAGAATAAAGGTACGTGGTTTTCATCTGTCACCGCGAGCTGGTTGCTGTGGAGTTCTGTGTGGAACAAAATGGTACATAGCTGGGGGCGGAAGTAGGAAAAAAA GACATACAGAGACCTTCATCTACGATATTTTGAAGTCTGAGTGGTCCATGGCCATTGCATCACTTCCATCTTCGATCACCACTAACAAG GGGTTTAACCTAGTACTTATGCAGCACAAGGATAAGGATTTTCTTGTTGTGTTCGCTGGATGCCGGAAAGAGCCATCTAATCAG GTTGAAGTGCTGATCATAGAGAAAAACGAATCATCCATGGGTCGGCAATATAATCCTGGTAAATGTGCCGGAAAACGTTCAGCTAGCCAACCTGTTATTAATGCTTTGTCGCACCATTCAGTTGATTCTGCTGTTAGACAAAATCTAGCCTCTGTAATTGACCATGGTTCTGGTAGAAGATCATTGTCGGATTTGTCACTTGCGGATCAAAATCCTCTTTCCGGAAATGTCTCATTACGAAAACAATTTCATAACAAGGAAGAATACAACACGAGTGTTAGAATAACAAAGAGTTCAGAGGACTTAAGTTCCATTCTGCAG GCAACAGAACAAAAAACAAATCAAACTGATACAGGAGTTGAGGTTAATGCTCCAGGGACCAAAATCCGTTCAGATGAATCATTCCTATATGAATGTGAAAATTCAAACCCTCGGGTCGAAGGGATCACAAGCATTCCTGTTGGTAACGATAATTTTGTATTTCCGGAAGTGGAAGGTAAAGCAGGAGCGCTATCAGCTCCTTCAAGCATATACTACGAGATGAGAATGGCTGCCCTAAGTAGAAGAAACGGAATTTTGGAAGTACAATTGGGAGCTGCAATGGCAAGCCGAGACACCATTGAGAGAAATTTAGCTTCGGCTTTGAAGAGCAAAGAGGAGATGGAGAAAAGACTAGCAGACACAGTGAAAGAGATGGATTTGCTAAAAGAAAAACTAGCTGGTATAGAACTTGCACAAGAAGAGGCCAACAACATATCTAACATAGTTCACTCGGATAATGTAAGACTCGAACATGACGTGGCTTTCCTTAAAGCAGTTCTAGATGATACTCAAAAG GAGCTGCACTCGACTAGAGGAGTCCTTGCAGGGGAGAGGGCCAGAGCATTCCAACTACAG GTAGAAGTTTTCCACCTCAAGCAAAGACTGCAATCTATGGAGAACCGAGCACCAACTCCAAGGAAACCGTTCAATGTATAG
- the LOC107931515 gene encoding acyl-CoA-binding domain-containing protein 6 isoform X2, with translation MIVVGGESGNGLLDDVQVLNFDNFSWTSASSKLYLSPSSFPLKIPSCKGHCLVSWGKKALLVGGRTDPGNDRVSVWAFDTETECWSVMEAKGEIPVARSGHTVVKTNSVLILFGGETAKKKKLNDLHMFDLKSLTWLTLQCTGTRPSPRSNHVATLYDDKTLFIFGGASKSRTLNDMYSLDFETMVWSRIKVRGFHLSPRAGCCGVLCGTKWYIAGGGSRKKRHTETFIYDILKSEWSMAIASLPSSITTNKGFNLVLMQHKDKDFLVVFAGCRKEPSNQVEVLIIEKNESSMGRQYNPGKCAGKRSASQPVINALSHHSVDSAVRQNLASVIDHGSGRRSLSDLSLADQNPLSGNVSLRKQFHNKEEYNTSVRITKSSEDLSSILQATEQKTNQTDTGVEVNAPGTKIRSDESFLYECENSNPRVEGITSIPVGNDNFVFPEVEGKAGALSAPSSIYYEMRMAALSRRNGILEVQLGAAMASRDTIERNLASALKSKEEMEKRLADTVKEMDLLKEKLAGIELAQEEANNISNIVHSDNVRLEHDVAFLKAVLDDTQKELHSTRGVLAGERARAFQLQVEVFHLKQRLQSMENRAPTPRKPFNV, from the exons ATGATAGTGGTCGGGGGTGAATCCGGGAATGGATTGTTAGATGATGTGCAGGTTCTTAATTTCGATAATTTTTCTTGGACCTCAGCATCATCGAAGCTTTACTTGTCACCGAGCAGTTTTCCATTGAAGATTCCTTCGTGCAAAGGCCATTGTCTG GTTTCGTGGGGGAAAAAGGCCCTTCTTGTTGGAGGCCGAACCGACCCCGGGAACGACCGAGTTTCAG TATGGGCATTTGATACAGAGACGGAATGTTGGTCGGTTATGGAAGCTAAAGGAGAAATTCCG GTTGCACGAAGTGGTCACACTGTGGTCAAGACAAACTCAGTTTTAATCCTTTTTGGGGGTGAAACTGCTAAAAAGAAGAAACTTAATGACCTACATATGTTTGATTTGAAGTCCTTGACGTGGCTCACTCTTCAATGCAC GGGAACAAGACCGTCTCCGAGATCCAATCATGTGGCAACTCTTTATGATGATAAAACTCTTTTCATATTTGGTGGAGCATCGAAGTCGAGGACACTGAATGACATGTACTCGCTTGACTTTGAAACG ATGGTTTGGTCGAGAATAAAGGTACGTGGTTTTCATCTGTCACCGCGAGCTGGTTGCTGTGGAGTTCTGTGTGGAACAAAATGGTACATAGCTGGGGGCGGAAGTAGGAAAAAAA GACATACAGAGACCTTCATCTACGATATTTTGAAGTCTGAGTGGTCCATGGCCATTGCATCACTTCCATCTTCGATCACCACTAACAAG GGGTTTAACCTAGTACTTATGCAGCACAAGGATAAGGATTTTCTTGTTGTGTTCGCTGGATGCCGGAAAGAGCCATCTAATCAG GTTGAAGTGCTGATCATAGAGAAAAACGAATCATCCATGGGTCGGCAATATAATCCTGGTAAATGTGCCGGAAAACGTTCAGCTAGCCAACCTGTTATTAATGCTTTGTCGCACCATTCAGTTGATTCTGCTGTTAGACAAAATCTAGCCTCTGTAATTGACCATGGTTCTGGTAGAAGATCATTGTCGGATTTGTCACTTGCGGATCAAAATCCTCTTTCCGGAAATGTCTCATTACGAAAACAATTTCATAACAAGGAAGAATACAACACGAGTGTTAGAATAACAAAGAGTTCAGAGGACTTAAGTTCCATTCTGCAG GCAACAGAACAAAAAACAAATCAAACTGATACAGGAGTTGAGGTTAATGCTCCAGGGACCAAAATCCGTTCAGATGAATCATTCCTATATGAATGTGAAAATTCAAACCCTCGGGTCGAAGGGATCACAAGCATTCCTGTTGGTAACGATAATTTTGTATTTCCGGAAGTGGAAGGTAAAGCAGGAGCGCTATCAGCTCCTTCAAGCATATACTACGAGATGAGAATGGCTGCCCTAAGTAGAAGAAACGGAATTTTGGAAGTACAATTGGGAGCTGCAATGGCAAGCCGAGACACCATTGAGAGAAATTTAGCTTCGGCTTTGAAGAGCAAAGAGGAGATGGAGAAAAGACTAGCAGACACAGTGAAAGAGATGGATTTGCTAAAAGAAAAACTAGCTGGTATAGAACTTGCACAAGAAGAGGCCAACAACATATCTAACATAGTTCACTCGGATAATGTAAGACTCGAACATGACGTGGCTTTCCTTAAAGCAGTTCTAGATGATACTCAAAAG GAGCTGCACTCGACTAGAGGAGTCCTTGCAGGGGAGAGGGCCAGAGCATTCCAACTACAG GTAGAAGTTTTCCACCTCAAGCAAAGACTGCAATCTATGGAGAACCGAGCACCAACTCCAAGGAAACCGTTCAATGTATAG
- the LOC107931435 gene encoding monothiol glutaredoxin-S10, translated as MDRVAKLASQKAVVIFSKSSCCMCHAIKRLFYEQGVSPAIYELDEDARGKEMEWALMRLGCNPSVPAVFIGGRFIGSANTIMTLHLNGSLKNLLKNAGAIWL; from the coding sequence ATGGATCGGGTAGCAAAATTGGCGTCACAGAAGGCAGTGGTGATCTTCAGCAAGAGTTCATGTTGCATGTGCCATGCAATCAAGAGATTGTTCTACGAGCAAGGGGTGAGTCCAGCTATATACGAGCTTGACGAGGACGCCAGAGGCAAGGAAATGGAATGGGCTCTGATGAGGCTCGGCTGCAACCCATCGGTCCCAGCCGTGTTCATCGGTGGTAGGTTCATCGGGTCAGCTAACACTATCATGACCCTTCACCTCAATGGTTCCTTGAAGAACTTGCTAAAAAATGCCGGTGCTATTTggctttaa